A part of Onthophagus taurus isolate NC chromosome 7, IU_Otau_3.0, whole genome shotgun sequence genomic DNA contains:
- the LOC111416644 gene encoding phytanoyl-CoA dioxygenase, peroxisomal-like isoform X1: protein MNNRYLHGVLGFDHLEKVYLEMDKGDTVFFHPLLMHGSGPNLTNGFRRSISVHYANSDCYFIDVGDTAQNLLRKQLDTMMFKLVGYGYYDTFKFNSKIIHGPFGKFQQVQNKL, encoded by the exons ATGAATAACCGTTatcttcatggtgttcttggCTTTGATCACcttgaaaaagtttatttagaaATGGATAAAGGGGATACGGTGTTTTTTCATCCGTTATTAATGCATGGTTCAGGGCCAAATCTTACAAAT GGGTTTCGAAGAAGTATATCTGTTCATTACGCAAACAGtgattgttattttattgatgTTGGAGATACAGCTCAAAATTTACTTCGTAAACAACTTGATACCATGATGTTTAAGTTGGTAGGATATGGATATTAt gatacttttaaatttaatagtaAGATTATTCACGGACCATTTGGAAAATTTCAACaagtacaaaataaattgtaa
- the LOC111416644 gene encoding phytanoyl-CoA dioxygenase, peroxisomal-like isoform X2, translated as MNNRYLHGVLGFDHLEKVYLEMDKGDTVFFHPLLMHGSGPNLTNGFRRSISVHYANSDCYFIDVGDTAQNLLRKQLDTMMFKLVGYGYY; from the exons ATGAATAACCGTTatcttcatggtgttcttggCTTTGATCACcttgaaaaagtttatttagaaATGGATAAAGGGGATACGGTGTTTTTTCATCCGTTATTAATGCATGGTTCAGGGCCAAATCTTACAAAT GGGTTTCGAAGAAGTATATCTGTTCATTACGCAAACAGtgattgttattttattgatgTTGGAGATACAGCTCAAAATTTACTTCGTAAACAACTTGATACCATGATGTTTAAGTTGGTAGGATATGGATATTAt taA
- the LOC111416667 gene encoding phytanoyl-CoA dioxygenase, peroxisomal-like codes for MADMFIYTVSNKALTSSQRIFYEENGYIYFKNLINHEDLDKYKQRFIDICNGIVDSSAITVVKDYSLLKQKIFKGERLLYKIQDFLYDSVLFDYARDKRIVDVVSSIIGDGITGFNSMFINKPPNSLTNSHPLHQDLHFFPFRPENKICGSWTAVEKMTEENGCLMVIPGSHKSSLLLHGYPNPLNNSIYHGIMDTNHFKPVQLPMEKGDTIFFHPLLIHGSGPNLTQGFRKCISVHYLNNNCNFINMRDTEQEFVVDEVEKIFVLKGFSVDYNQSWVAKSRRITGKPGKYHELTSRL; via the exons ATGGCTga cATGTTTATTTACACAGTTAGCAACAAAGCTTTAACAAGCTcccaaagaattttttatgaagaaaatggttacatttatttcaaaaatttaataaatcacgAAGATTTAGATAAATACAAACAAAGATTCATTGATATTTGTAATGGAATCGTCGATTCAAGTGCAATAACGGTCGTGAAAGATTACTCTTTGTTGAAACAGAAGATTTTTAAAGGAGAACGTCTTTTATACAAA atacaagattttttatatgatTCGGTTTTATTCGATTACGCTCGAGATAAAAGAATCGTTGACGTTGTATCAAGCATAATTGGTGATGGGATAACAGGATTTAATtcaatgtttataaataaacctCCAAACTCTTTGACAAACAGTCATCCTTTACACCaagatttacatttttttcctttccgacctgagaataaaatttgcggTTCATGGACTGCTGTTGAAAAAATGACCGAAGAAAATGGATGTCTTATGGTTATTCCAGGTTCACATAAATCCAGTTTATTGTTACATGGGTATcctaat CCTTTAAATAATAGTATTTATCATGGAATAATGGATACCAATCATTTTAAACCTGTTCAATTACCAATGGAAAAAGGTGATACAATCTTTTTTCATCCACTTTTAATTCACGGATCAGGACCAAATTTAACTCAA ggttttagaaaatgtatttctgtacattatttaaataataattgtaactttattaatatgaGAGACACAGAGCAGGAATTCGTTGTTGATgaagttgaaaaaattttcgttttaaaaggATTTAGTGTTGACTATAAT cAATCTTGGGTAGCTAAAAGCAGACGAATAACTGGCAAACCTGGGAAATATCATGAATTAACAAGCAgattgtaa